One window of the Dermacentor andersoni chromosome 10, qqDerAnde1_hic_scaffold, whole genome shotgun sequence genome contains the following:
- the insc gene encoding protein inscuteable homolog — protein sequence MGRGGIDTSASGRSHEVFKLNLDTSLDNFDLFHKSVLPYQISKVSPRIGSAPPSEEAGQEDWLSHSIEQVCRKTLYKNVQYRTINMSSEAGSEKDVCHVQKDKLAEKPKIDAPHSTPAKSAPPNNKATDMKTPENVKVPVPKTPKTSTPKSASSFMKRCRRGSSFRLLRSSEKKNVRFASTEDLAAEEQDSPNSSLVPPSETRVKAEEALKSIYATVSPIVPTDLRDVCRRLPFADEDAMMSPVKKPETPECSFLNPAVFPENSPLGHYLQWIVEQSGLSSVPSVQQWLKAVRLSVENECLSSLQSKSLTKDPALAAVLAVGDAHDAITSLQDRVDSVMATVTHVARRLQQGQWLKFCSSTPGLSSEVNDLLRDYKTVIHGSSPYSRKVESHLYRLLQNLREIGARPNCKPVDLETIVSLMSDIKNTIQTLCNSLILKDLEKIVKMSRENRAPSCARRSVAALSSLGEAGPDMCDLITRVGGVSALLSIAEDAGLRPLKCATVRALTIICGHSVAIRQLEQAGGIECIERTLRDADASQQEKCEAVGLLAQITAPWVDCTGGTLRHMSRHMDSLVSSLTGIIERANSGDVFLLSAAALANLSFLDRVALECIHRNKSVRALMLATRQKDLACSIFAKDQVATILANASAGKYCHADIIESGALTQLVCYLQVRPSSLHSSGEVDACERVLQKSAIALARLCSCSSTAGMVLQMQGVQRLVRLCKEPKERNGSNSVLVACLAALRKIATSSGHKDLKDLGATDLVKDDLWNSFKQYSVAHESYV from the exons ATGGGACGTGGAGGCATTGACACGTCG GCTAGTGGAAGGAGTCACGAGGTCTTCAAGCTCAACCTGGACACGTCGCTTGACAACTTCGACCTGTTCCACAAGAGCGTCCTCCCCTATCAGATTAGCAAGGTATCACCCCGAATCGGCAGCGCACCTCCCAGTGAAGAGGCTGGGCAAGAGGACTGGCTGTCTCACTCAATCGAGCAGGTCTGTCGCAAGACCCTGTACAAAAATGTTCAATACAGGACCATAAACATGTCTTCCGAAGCTGGCAGTGAGAAGGACGTATGCCACGTTCAGAAAGATAAACTTGCAGAAAAGCCAAAAATCGACGCCCCCCATTCGACGCCGGCCAAGTCAGCTCCACCGAACAACAAAGCGACCGATATGAAGACGCCGGAGAATGTCAAGGTTCCTGTGCCGAAGACGCCAAAGACGAGCACACCCAAGAGTGCGTCCTCGTTTATGAAACGATGCCGGAGGGGCAGCTCGTTTCGCCTGCTGCGATCTTCAGAGAAGAAGAACGTCCGGTTCGCTTCCACAGAGGACCTTGCCGCCGAGGAACAAGATTCGCCCAACAGTTCCCTTGTGCCACCGTCAGAGACCAGAGTCAAGGCGGAAGAAGCACTAAAAAGCATATATGCCACTGTCAGTCCCATTGTACCGACAGACCTTAGGGATGTTTGCCGAAGGCTTCCCTTCGCTGATGAAGATGCGATGATGTCGCCTGTAAAAAAACCGGAAACTCCCGAATGCTCTTTCCTTAATCCTGCCGTATTTCCTGAGAACAGCCCCCTGGGACACTACCTGCAGTGGATCGTTGAGCA GTCGGGATTGAGCTCCGTGCCCAGCGTCCAGCAGTGGCTCAAGGCGGTGCGCCTTTCAGTAGAGAACGAGTGCCTCAGCTCCCTGCAAAGCAAGTCCCTCACCAAAGACCCAGCCCTCGCTGCCGTGCTGGCCGTCGGCGACGCGCACG ACGCCATCACGTCACTGCAAGACCGCGTTGATTCGGTTATGGCGACCGTAACTCACGTGGCCAGGAGGCTCCAGCAGGGACAATGGCTCAAGTTCTGCAGCAGCACTCCCGGTCTCAGTTCGGAGGTGAACGACCTGCTGCGAGACTACAAGACTGTCATCCACGGCTCCTCGCCGTATTCGCGCAAAGTAGAGAGCCACCTGTACCGACTGCTGCAAAACCTCCGAGAGATCGGAGCAAGGCCCAACTGCAAGCCTGTCGATCTAGAGACCATTGTATCCCTCATGAGTGACATCAAGAACACCATACAGACGCTCTGCAACTCCCTCATCTTGAAAGATCTGGAG aaaATAGTGAAGATGAGCCGAGAGAACCGGGCCCCGAGTTGCGCCCGGCGATCTGTCGCCGCACTGAGCAGCTTGGGCGAAGCTGGTCCGGATATGTGCGACCTGATCACGCGAGTGGGCGGCGTCAGCGCTCTCCTGTCGATCGCCGAGGATGCTGGTCTCCGGCCGCTAAAGTGCGCCACCGTCCGTGCGCTGACCATCATATGCGGCCACTCGGTGGCCATTCGGCAGCTGGAGCAGGCGGGCGGCATCGAATGCATCGAGAGAACCCTCAGGGACGCCGACGCCAGTCAACAGGAGAAGTGCGAAGCAGTCGGCTTGCTGGCCCAAATCACTGCCCCGTGGGTCGACTGCACCGGCGGCACTTTGAGGCACATGTCGAGGCACATGGACTCGCTGGTCTCATCTCTAACCGGGATCATCGAGCGGGCCAACAGCGGAGACGTGTTTCTGCTGTCTGCGGCTGCGCTCGCCAACCTCTCCTTCTTGGATCGCGTAGCTCTGGAGTGCATCCACAGGAACAAGTCTGTGCGCGCTCTCATGCTGGCAACCAGGCAGAAGGACCTGGCCTGTTCCATCTTCGCCAAGGATCAG GTTGCGACGATCCTCGCTAATGCTTCGGCCGGGAAGTACTGCCACGCCGACATCATCGAGTCCGGCGCCCTGACTCAACTCGTCTGTTACCTGCAAGTTCGCCCTTCCAGCCTGCACAGCAGCGGAGAAGTGGATGCCTGCGAACGCGTCTTGCAGAAATCTGCGATCGCTCTGGCGCGCCTCTGTTCATGCTCAAGCACAGCCGGCATGGTCTTGCAAATGCAAG GTGTGCAAAGACTTGTTCGGCTGTGCAAGGAACCAAAGGAGCGCAACGGCAGCAACTCTGTCCTAGTGGCCTGCCTGGCTGCGCTCCGCAAGATCGCCACCTCGTCCGGTCACAAGGATCTGAAGGACCTCGGCGCCACTGACCTTGTGAAGGACGATTTGTGGAACTCTTTCAAGCAGTACTCGGTTGCTCATGAAAGTTACGTCTAA